A single Bosea sp. PAMC 26642 DNA region contains:
- a CDS encoding NrsF family protein: protein MQTDDLISVMTASHQPVDTGRLRRATWLAALIALAMTIGLVLLTLGARPDLAKVWMTRPVLAKALLGASVATIALVLFQRSLRPGLKAAKYLPVVVVPLVLAVGWALLTLVQAPSEQWSTLIFGRYWRACLVAVPLYALLPLVVLSLLARHGAPTDRTLTGACAGLASAGLAAVAYSLHCPDDTAPFLATWYTLAIAVITSLGALVLPRFLRW from the coding sequence ATGCAAACCGACGACCTGATCTCCGTCATGACCGCGAGCCACCAGCCGGTGGATACCGGCCGGCTGCGCCGCGCGACCTGGCTCGCCGCGCTCATCGCGCTCGCGATGACGATCGGACTCGTCCTGCTGACACTCGGCGCGCGGCCGGATTTGGCCAAGGTCTGGATGACGCGGCCTGTTCTGGCCAAGGCGCTGCTCGGCGCCAGCGTTGCGACGATCGCGCTGGTGCTGTTTCAGAGGAGCCTGCGTCCAGGCTTGAAGGCTGCCAAGTATCTGCCGGTGGTCGTGGTTCCGCTGGTGCTGGCCGTGGGCTGGGCCCTGCTGACCCTGGTACAGGCTCCCAGCGAGCAGTGGAGTACGCTGATCTTCGGCCGCTATTGGCGCGCCTGCCTCGTCGCAGTGCCGCTATACGCACTGCTCCCTCTCGTCGTGCTGTCGTTGCTGGCCCGCCACGGTGCACCCACCGACAGGACCCTCACCGGAGCATGCGCCGGTCTCGCCTCGGCCGGGCTGGCGGCGGTCGCCTACAGCCTGCATTGCCCGGACGACACGGCGCCGTTCCTGGCGACCTGGTACACGCTTGCGATCGCCGTCATCACCAGCCTGGGCGCGCTCGTCCTTCCTCGCTTCTTGCGCTGGTGA
- a CDS encoding alkaline phosphatase family protein, producing MTVPSPTADKVVICVFDGLRPDFVTPELTPNLHRFAGQGTWFREARSVFPSMTRVATTSIATGAPPNVHGVVGNAFLFPQVTNEHVLDMSRADDVALAEHMTRGRLVEVETFGDVLAKAGKRLAVVHTGSAGSAYLINPRAKANGHWTFSILGRDHTQTPEAVDEVVARFGPLPPRGLPRFEEIAYAEQVFREHVLAQMAPEVALIWFNEPDTSFHYRFLGSPETLSVLKAVDAAFGRILDWIDAQPDAERYTVIAASDHGQITMGQALPLCDLLNEQGHAGRRAAERTLAGANFAMTGGNMGEIRILEGGPARRDAIAQWLQEQDFLGLLFSAGRNDVEGVVPGSFALSLVDLDHARAPDLVYVLRSDESSDPYGNPGLGSMTKGDVPVGGGMHGGLNKHELNTVLLARGGPFLPELDERACGIVDIAPTVLSLLGLPPAPTMTGASLAQKSEDQDRLRDWETGSRSFKQRLKRVDRSAGSPILTNGFRS from the coding sequence ATGACGGTGCCCAGCCCGACCGCCGACAAGGTCGTCATCTGTGTCTTCGACGGATTGCGGCCTGACTTCGTCACGCCCGAGCTGACCCCGAACCTTCACCGCTTCGCCGGTCAAGGGACCTGGTTTCGCGAGGCCCGCAGCGTCTTCCCGTCGATGACCCGCGTCGCCACCACCTCGATCGCGACCGGCGCGCCGCCGAATGTGCACGGCGTCGTCGGCAACGCCTTCCTGTTTCCGCAGGTCACGAACGAGCATGTGCTCGACATGAGCCGGGCCGACGATGTCGCTTTGGCCGAACACATGACCCGTGGCCGGCTCGTCGAGGTCGAGACCTTTGGCGACGTGCTGGCGAAAGCCGGCAAGCGGCTGGCCGTGGTGCATACCGGCTCGGCCGGCTCGGCCTATCTGATCAATCCGCGCGCCAAAGCGAACGGCCACTGGACCTTCTCGATCCTGGGCCGCGACCACACCCAGACACCCGAGGCGGTCGATGAGGTCGTGGCCCGCTTCGGGCCGCTGCCGCCGCGCGGCCTGCCGCGTTTCGAGGAGATCGCCTACGCCGAGCAGGTCTTCCGCGAGCATGTTCTGGCGCAGATGGCGCCTGAGGTCGCACTGATCTGGTTCAACGAACCCGACACCTCCTTCCATTACCGCTTCCTGGGCTCGCCGGAGACGCTGAGCGTGCTCAAGGCTGTCGATGCCGCTTTCGGACGCATCCTGGACTGGATCGACGCGCAGCCCGATGCCGAGCGTTACACCGTGATCGCCGCCTCCGATCATGGTCAGATCACGATGGGCCAGGCGCTGCCGCTCTGCGATCTCCTCAACGAGCAGGGCCATGCCGGGCGCCGGGCGGCCGAACGCACGCTCGCCGGCGCCAACTTCGCCATGACCGGCGGCAATATGGGCGAAATCCGCATCCTGGAAGGCGGGCCCGCCCGCCGCGACGCCATCGCACAGTGGTTGCAGGAGCAGGACTTTCTGGGGCTCCTGTTCTCCGCGGGCCGAAACGACGTCGAGGGCGTGGTGCCGGGCAGCTTTGCGCTGTCGCTGGTCGATCTCGATCACGCTCGCGCGCCCGATCTCGTCTATGTCCTGCGCTCGGACGAGAGCAGCGACCCTTATGGCAATCCGGGTCTCGGCAGCATGACGAAAGGCGATGTACCGGTCGGCGGCGGAATGCATGGAGGGCTCAACAAGCACGAGTTGAACACAGTGCTGCTGGCCCGAGGAGGGCCGTTCCTCCCAGAGCTGGATGAGCGGGCGTGCGGCATCGTCGACATCGCGCCGACGGTCCTGTCTCTCCTTGGCTTGCCTCCAGCGCCGACGATGACCGGTGCCAGCCTGGCCCAAAAGAGCGAAGATCAAGATCGGCTGCGCGACTGGGAGACGGGATCGCGCAGTTTCAAGCAACGCCTGAAACGGGTGGACCGGAGTGCTGGCAGCCCCATCCTGACCAATGGTTTTCGGAGCTAG
- a CDS encoding alpha/beta hydrolase family esterase has product MTVAIALATLGSGWAREPKPHDACPAERGCPVEGGHYRIILPPLPKAGQRTGAIMYFHGYQGSAEETVADEALVAVVQRLGVGLIAPDGMGRTWSYPGSPGRNRDEFAYVGHVLDDVSKRFPVDPGRIMASGFSQGGSMVWNLACQIPARFAGFAPIAGAFWEPLPQDCAGPRPNLSHVHGTSDVTVPLAGRSLRSGYKQGDVFKSFAILAPGCTATWAAEVEGARPPQTLTCRIAQDCGGPARLELCLHAGGHMADAAWIERAWTLTMKDDARPATTGAKLTFP; this is encoded by the coding sequence ATGACGGTCGCCATCGCGCTCGCGACGCTCGGCTCCGGCTGGGCACGGGAGCCGAAGCCGCACGATGCCTGCCCGGCGGAACGCGGCTGCCCGGTCGAGGGTGGGCATTATCGCATCATCCTGCCGCCGCTACCGAAAGCCGGCCAGCGAACCGGCGCGATCATGTATTTCCACGGCTACCAGGGTTCGGCCGAGGAGACCGTCGCGGACGAGGCGCTGGTTGCGGTGGTGCAGCGTCTCGGCGTCGGCCTGATCGCGCCTGACGGCATGGGTCGGACCTGGTCCTATCCCGGTTCGCCCGGACGCAACCGCGACGAGTTCGCCTATGTCGGCCATGTCCTCGACGATGTCTCCAAACGCTTTCCCGTCGATCCCGGCCGCATCATGGCGAGCGGTTTTTCGCAAGGCGGCTCGATGGTCTGGAATCTTGCGTGCCAAATCCCGGCGCGCTTCGCCGGTTTCGCGCCGATCGCGGGCGCTTTCTGGGAGCCGCTGCCGCAGGACTGCGCCGGCCCACGCCCGAACCTGAGCCATGTCCACGGCACGAGCGACGTGACCGTCCCGCTGGCGGGTCGCTCGCTACGCTCCGGCTACAAGCAGGGTGATGTGTTCAAGAGTTTCGCCATACTGGCGCCCGGCTGCACGGCGACATGGGCGGCCGAGGTCGAGGGGGCCAGACCACCGCAGACGCTGACTTGCCGGATTGCGCAGGATTGCGGCGGGCCGGCCAGGCTGGAGCTCTGCCTGCATGCGGGTGGACACATGGCCGATGCGGCCTGGATCGAGCGCGCCTGGACACTGACCATGAAGGACGACGCGCGCCCGGCAACCACGGGCGCGAAGCTCACGTTTCCGTGA
- a CDS encoding Bug family tripartite tricarboxylate transporter substrate binding protein codes for MFKLPYLALSAVVALVAATGAQAQSWPQRPVALVVPQAAGNSPDILARVIADKLSRSLGQQVYVENRTGAANIVGTQAVARATPDGYTFLFATSASLSTNPHTFKKLPYDPLTDLAPVALAARSHHVLLVNPELPIKSLADLIAQEKAKPGEISLAVDSERNISGLIGQTINKRAGIKMVLVPYASAANSIQDTIAGRVQATIQSASVAEPFIKGGQLRPIAVAGTKRLASIPGVPAIAETLASADIGGWFMVMAPTGTPPDIIQTMSQKIAEILQQPDLRERAPTLGFDVDVGPLATPTGAAGFLKKEIDTMGGLIKEFGIEPQ; via the coding sequence ATGTTCAAGCTCCCCTATCTAGCCCTGTCGGCCGTGGTCGCGCTCGTAGCCGCGACGGGCGCGCAAGCGCAGTCCTGGCCGCAGCGCCCGGTCGCACTCGTTGTGCCTCAGGCGGCGGGCAACAGCCCCGACATTCTGGCGCGGGTCATTGCCGACAAGCTCTCGCGCAGCCTCGGTCAGCAGGTCTATGTCGAGAACCGCACGGGCGCGGCCAACATCGTCGGGACGCAGGCCGTGGCCCGCGCGACGCCGGACGGCTACACCTTCCTGTTTGCCACCTCGGCATCGCTTTCGACCAACCCGCATACCTTCAAGAAGCTGCCCTATGATCCGCTGACGGATCTGGCGCCGGTGGCGCTGGCAGCGCGCAGCCACCATGTGCTTCTGGTCAACCCCGAATTGCCGATCAAATCGCTGGCGGATCTCATCGCCCAGGAGAAAGCCAAGCCGGGCGAGATCAGCCTCGCAGTAGACAGCGAGCGCAACATCTCCGGCCTGATCGGTCAGACGATCAACAAGCGCGCCGGCATCAAGATGGTGCTCGTGCCCTATGCGTCGGCTGCGAATTCGATCCAGGACACGATTGCGGGCCGCGTGCAGGCGACGATCCAGTCGGCTTCCGTCGCCGAACCCTTCATCAAAGGCGGCCAGCTTCGCCCCATCGCAGTCGCCGGCACCAAGCGCCTGGCGTCGATCCCCGGCGTGCCGGCAATCGCCGAGACGCTCGCGAGCGCCGATATCGGCGGCTGGTTCATGGTGATGGCGCCGACGGGTACGCCGCCAGACATCATCCAGACCATGAGCCAGAAGATCGCCGAGATCCTACAGCAGCCCGACCTGCGAGAGCGGGCGCCGACGCTGGGTTTCGATGTCGATGTCGGCCCTCTCGCCACACCGACGGGCGCAGCAGGCTTCCTGAAGAAGGAGATCGACACCATGGGAGGGCTGATCAAAGAGTTCGGCATCGAGCCGCAGTGA
- a CDS encoding bifunctional 3-(3-hydroxy-phenyl)propionate/3-hydroxycinnamic acid hydroxylase, translated as MNRPDVVDPDHFQVVVVGFGPSGAVAASLLGHHGIRSLAIDKQSAVYDKPRAIAIDHEIMRLLDNLGVAEKVLPHVAPFLVSEHFGAEGQLIRRIDTVPEPYPLSYVPTMVFTQPPVEAALRAHAQAYDSVEVALGTELVDLAHSDNGVTLTLRGDGGTVRIVTADYVIGCDGASSGIRERLGIALADLVFDEPWLVVDLLVDDTALGKLPQTAAQFCDPSRPTSFIIGPGNHRRWEIMLLDGEDPRAAQTPERVWELLARWLTPEDGTLWRAASYRFHALVAERWRVGRVFIAGDAAHQQPPFIGQGMCQGVRDVANLVWKLARVLEGSSGEALLDSYEIERSRHVRELTARIKAIGQVICERDPVAARERDARILAEGGGQPRTITRQEIVPPLATGLLTAQDDPGRGKLFPQPWVKALQGRARLDAVAGAGHRLIVEAALAARLSPAIVARAHAIGLRLIVLSGPGGRAISGADATVEELDGVLRAWFEGCSRAAAIIRPDHYVFGTAIDETDLAGLLEELGSGLATCLPAASRPQIAPALS; from the coding sequence GTGAACCGGCCAGACGTCGTCGATCCAGACCACTTCCAAGTTGTCGTCGTCGGCTTCGGTCCGAGCGGTGCCGTCGCGGCCAGTCTGCTCGGACATCATGGCATCCGCAGCCTGGCGATCGACAAACAGAGCGCGGTCTACGACAAGCCGCGCGCCATTGCGATCGACCACGAGATCATGCGGCTGCTCGACAATCTCGGCGTCGCCGAAAAGGTGCTGCCGCATGTCGCGCCGTTCCTCGTCTCGGAGCATTTCGGCGCGGAAGGCCAGCTCATCCGGCGCATCGATACGGTGCCGGAACCTTATCCGCTGAGCTATGTCCCGACCATGGTCTTCACCCAGCCGCCGGTCGAGGCGGCGCTGCGGGCGCATGCGCAGGCTTATGACAGCGTCGAGGTCGCGCTGGGCACCGAACTCGTCGATCTCGCACACTCGGACAACGGGGTGACCCTGACATTGCGGGGGGATGGCGGCACCGTGCGGATCGTCACGGCGGACTACGTCATTGGCTGCGACGGCGCCTCGAGCGGCATTCGCGAGCGTCTGGGCATTGCGCTCGCCGATCTCGTCTTCGACGAGCCCTGGCTCGTGGTCGACCTGCTGGTTGACGACACGGCGTTGGGCAAGCTGCCGCAGACGGCGGCGCAATTCTGCGATCCGAGCCGTCCGACCAGCTTCATCATCGGACCTGGCAACCATCGGCGCTGGGAGATCATGCTTCTCGACGGCGAGGACCCGCGCGCCGCACAAACGCCGGAGCGGGTCTGGGAACTGCTCGCGCGCTGGCTGACGCCGGAGGACGGGACGCTCTGGCGTGCGGCCAGCTACCGCTTCCACGCTCTCGTGGCCGAACGCTGGCGCGTGGGGCGCGTCTTCATCGCGGGCGATGCAGCGCATCAGCAGCCGCCCTTCATCGGGCAGGGCATGTGCCAGGGCGTCCGCGACGTCGCCAATCTGGTCTGGAAGCTCGCCCGCGTCCTTGAGGGCAGCTCCGGTGAGGCGCTTCTCGACAGCTATGAGATCGAGCGCAGCCGCCATGTGCGCGAATTGACCGCCCGGATCAAGGCGATCGGGCAGGTGATCTGCGAGCGCGATCCCGTCGCTGCGCGCGAGCGCGACGCCCGCATTCTCGCCGAAGGCGGCGGGCAGCCGCGCACCATCACGCGCCAGGAGATCGTCCCGCCGCTCGCGACCGGCCTGCTGACGGCGCAGGACGATCCGGGCCGGGGCAAGCTGTTTCCGCAGCCCTGGGTGAAGGCGCTGCAAGGGCGCGCCCGCCTCGACGCGGTCGCCGGGGCCGGCCATCGGCTGATCGTCGAGGCAGCGCTGGCGGCACGGCTGTCGCCCGCCATCGTCGCGCGGGCCCATGCGATCGGTCTGCGCCTGATCGTGCTGTCGGGGCCGGGCGGGCGGGCCATATCGGGCGCCGACGCCACGGTCGAGGAACTCGACGGCGTGCTGCGAGCCTGGTTCGAGGGCTGCTCCCGGGCAGCCGCGATCATCCGGCCGGACCACTACGTCTTCGGCACCGCCATCGACGAAACCGACCTGGCCGGGCTGCTCGAGGAGCTCGGGTCCGGTCTTGCCACCTGCCTTCCGGCCGCATCCCGGCCGCAGATCGCTCCAGCCCTTTCCTGA
- a CDS encoding VOC family protein, translating into MTRFPVSGLRSVAIATPDLALSERFYTQVWGLTVAARQGDVVYLRATGADHHVLALHAGAEPEILSVTFRVDASADLAALAEQAVVHGAMLMAPPGPNPEPDGGIVVTIAEPQGGVYRFVQGDRTHDDATEVRDRPSRLAHVNLNSIDVDAQAAFYENGLGFTLTDRSKLMAFLRCNSDHHAVVLAEAKANGLNHIAFLLPDWESVMRASGRLVDAGHPIAWGVGRHGPGDNVFSYFIDPVGFVIEFTAEVLQVDDTYRVRGPDEWVWPPGRTDHWGVAPPKADHVKAAQMAIVYRAPGSDKEVPGKKGEPR; encoded by the coding sequence ATGACCCGTTTTCCGGTTTCCGGTCTTCGCAGCGTCGCCATCGCGACGCCCGACCTCGCCTTGTCGGAGCGCTTCTATACGCAGGTCTGGGGGCTTACGGTCGCCGCCAGACAGGGCGATGTCGTCTATCTGCGCGCGACCGGCGCGGATCATCACGTCCTCGCGCTCCATGCCGGCGCCGAACCCGAAATCCTGTCGGTGACTTTCAGGGTCGATGCGTCGGCCGATCTCGCCGCACTCGCCGAGCAGGCGGTCGTCCATGGCGCGATGCTGATGGCGCCGCCCGGCCCGAACCCGGAGCCGGATGGCGGCATCGTCGTCACGATCGCCGAGCCGCAGGGCGGGGTCTATCGCTTCGTTCAGGGGGACCGGACCCATGATGATGCAACCGAAGTTCGCGACCGGCCTTCGCGGCTGGCCCATGTCAACCTCAACAGCATCGATGTCGATGCGCAGGCGGCATTTTATGAGAACGGGCTCGGCTTCACCCTGACCGACCGCTCGAAGCTGATGGCGTTCCTGCGCTGCAACAGCGACCATCATGCCGTGGTGCTTGCGGAGGCCAAGGCGAACGGCCTCAACCACATCGCCTTCCTGTTGCCCGACTGGGAATCGGTGATGCGCGCCTCGGGCCGCCTCGTCGATGCCGGCCATCCGATCGCCTGGGGCGTGGGTCGGCACGGGCCGGGCGACAACGTCTTCTCCTATTTCATCGATCCCGTCGGCTTCGTCATTGAGTTCACCGCCGAGGTGCTGCAGGTCGACGATACCTATCGCGTCCGTGGTCCGGACGAATGGGTCTGGCCGCCGGGCCGAACCGACCATTGGGGCGTCGCGCCGCCGAAAGCAGATCACGTCAAGGCTGCACAGATGGCGATCGTCTACCGCGCGCCGGGCTCAGACAAGGAAGTCCCAGGCAAAAAGGGAGAGCCGAGGTGA
- a CDS encoding amidohydrolase family protein, translating to MVSAGADGTMAERCRCGVDIHAHIVPATFPSYLKGPRPTGWPSTEAAQPCHRHVVIDGRNYRTVSDRCWDVPKRLADMGDMALSLQAISAMPELMSYWMDAAPADELLRYINDQIAGMVADSDGRLVGLGAVPLQDMDLALAELHRLMRELGFAGVQVGSNINGKPIGAPEFDAFFEAAEELGAAVFVHAVRPCGQDRLVGPAQLQQALAYPGDVGLAAASVICSNLLLRRPRLRIAFSHGGGTLGLLLPRLEEGRRVFPALQESIETSPTEQARRLFYDALVYDEPTLRHLTNLFGETQIMIGTDYPFNFHERQPVERIEAAFPDEATRKRLLRDNAAVFLGRAVEQAS from the coding sequence ATGGTGTCGGCAGGCGCAGACGGCACGATGGCGGAGCGCTGCAGATGCGGCGTCGACATCCATGCCCATATCGTCCCGGCGACCTTCCCGTCCTATCTCAAGGGGCCGCGCCCCACGGGTTGGCCTTCGACCGAGGCCGCGCAGCCGTGCCATCGGCATGTCGTGATCGACGGGCGCAACTATCGCACGGTCTCCGACCGCTGCTGGGACGTACCAAAGCGCTTGGCCGACATGGGCGACATGGCCCTTTCGCTGCAGGCGATCTCTGCCATGCCCGAGCTGATGTCCTATTGGATGGACGCTGCGCCCGCCGACGAGCTGCTGCGCTACATCAACGACCAGATCGCGGGAATGGTCGCCGACTCCGACGGGCGGCTGGTCGGGCTCGGCGCAGTGCCGCTGCAGGACATGGACCTTGCGCTCGCCGAGTTGCATCGCCTGATGCGCGAGCTCGGTTTCGCCGGCGTACAGGTCGGCAGCAACATCAACGGCAAGCCGATCGGCGCACCGGAGTTCGACGCCTTCTTCGAGGCGGCGGAAGAGCTGGGGGCCGCCGTCTTCGTCCATGCCGTGCGGCCCTGCGGGCAGGATCGGCTGGTCGGCCCGGCCCAACTCCAGCAGGCGCTAGCCTATCCCGGCGATGTCGGGCTCGCCGCCGCCTCCGTCATCTGCTCGAACCTGCTGCTGCGCCGGCCGAGGCTGCGCATCGCGTTCAGCCATGGCGGAGGAACGCTCGGGCTGCTGCTGCCGCGACTGGAGGAAGGCCGCCGGGTTTTCCCCGCGCTGCAGGAGAGCATCGAGACGTCGCCGACCGAGCAAGCACGGCGGCTGTTCTACGACGCGCTCGTCTATGACGAGCCGACGCTGCGGCATCTTACCAACCTGTTCGGCGAGACGCAGATCATGATCGGTACGGACTATCCCTTCAATTTTCACGAGCGGCAGCCGGTCGAGCGCATCGAGGCGGCGTTCCCGGACGAGGCGACGCGGAAACGTCTGCTACGCGACAATGCTGCCGTCTTCCTGGGCCGCGCCGTGGAGCAGGCGTCATGA
- a CDS encoding fumarylacetoacetate hydrolase family protein, with the protein MRFATFHLQGAPTWGLIDGDEAVDLGAVLGDRYPDLKSAIAADALAEAAGVAAGAPRYPLSAIGWLPVLPNSDKILCVGLNYEMHRKETGRAEVENPTIFGRFANSQIAHGADLVRPRVSHELDFEGELAIVIGKPGRYIARADAFAHVAGYACYNDGSIRDFQRHTHQFTPGKNFPGTGAFGPWMMTPDELGELAELRLQTRVNGQVVQDATFAQMIFDIPRIVEYCSSFTRLEPGDVIATGTPGGVGAKRTPPLWLKPGDVVEVEIDRLGTLRNGVVDEA; encoded by the coding sequence ATGCGTTTCGCGACGTTTCACCTGCAGGGCGCTCCGACATGGGGCCTGATCGACGGCGATGAGGCGGTCGATCTCGGTGCCGTCCTCGGCGACCGCTATCCTGATCTCAAGAGCGCCATCGCAGCCGACGCGCTGGCCGAGGCGGCAGGCGTCGCGGCGGGTGCGCCGCGCTATCCGCTCTCGGCCATCGGCTGGCTGCCGGTGCTGCCCAACTCTGACAAGATTCTCTGCGTCGGGCTGAACTACGAGATGCATCGCAAGGAGACGGGCCGCGCCGAGGTCGAGAACCCGACCATCTTCGGCCGCTTCGCGAACTCGCAGATCGCCCATGGCGCCGATCTCGTCCGGCCCCGCGTCTCGCATGAACTCGATTTCGAGGGCGAGCTCGCAATCGTCATCGGAAAGCCCGGCCGCTATATCGCGCGCGCTGACGCCTTCGCCCATGTCGCCGGCTACGCCTGCTACAATGACGGCAGCATCCGCGACTTCCAGCGCCATACGCACCAGTTCACGCCAGGCAAGAACTTTCCCGGCACGGGGGCCTTCGGCCCCTGGATGATGACGCCCGACGAACTTGGCGAACTGGCTGAGCTGCGGCTTCAGACGCGCGTCAACGGTCAGGTCGTGCAGGACGCGACTTTCGCGCAGATGATCTTCGATATCCCGCGCATCGTCGAATACTGCTCCTCCTTCACGCGGCTGGAGCCCGGCGACGTCATCGCCACCGGCACGCCCGGCGGCGTCGGCGCCAAGCGCACGCCCCCGCTGTGGCTGAAGCCCGGCGACGTGGTCGAGGTCGAGATCGACCGGCTGGGCACGCTGCGCAACGGCGTCGTCGACGAAGCCTGA
- a CDS encoding sugar phosphate isomerase/epimerase family protein yields the protein MHSNGVRGYGISAPHPKSDLSDLPAILDRVEALGVETIELPTFAMDLIVGGRIQRGHLALLKQACAGRKLAYTVHGPLAINFFDDPARLPRHFEVMKASLEIAAEVGAIHYVVHSGIMPTRPAEVIEAAYGRQREWLARIGDVAKTSNLLVCVETMFGGHRGDMHASTPSRLAQELSAIDHPNLWATLDFSHSFLRLGYFGGDYLAEIAALAPFSKHLHIHDSFGRADAIETWNPSEKLAFGHGDLHLPVGWGEIPWQALMETCTFPDGVVFNIELSPRYWYAVEDCVAATKKLAMTALTNALKASA from the coding sequence ATGCATTCCAACGGCGTTCGCGGCTACGGCATCTCCGCCCCCCATCCGAAAAGCGATCTCTCGGATCTGCCCGCGATCCTCGACAGGGTCGAGGCACTCGGCGTCGAGACCATCGAACTGCCGACCTTCGCCATGGACCTGATCGTCGGCGGCCGCATCCAGCGCGGGCATCTCGCTCTGCTCAAGCAGGCCTGCGCCGGGCGGAAGCTGGCCTATACCGTGCACGGCCCGCTCGCGATCAACTTCTTCGACGATCCCGCCCGGCTGCCGCGCCATTTCGAAGTGATGAAAGCCTCGCTCGAGATCGCAGCCGAGGTCGGCGCGATCCATTACGTCGTCCATTCCGGCATCATGCCGACAAGGCCGGCCGAGGTGATCGAGGCCGCCTATGGCCGCCAGCGGGAATGGCTCGCCAGGATCGGCGATGTCGCCAAAACGTCGAACCTGCTGGTGTGCGTCGAGACGATGTTCGGCGGGCACCGGGGCGACATGCACGCCTCGACGCCGTCGCGGCTGGCGCAGGAGCTTTCGGCGATCGACCACCCCAACCTCTGGGCGACGCTCGATTTCAGCCATTCCTTCCTGCGGCTCGGCTATTTCGGCGGCGACTACCTTGCCGAGATCGCGGCGCTCGCACCGTTCTCCAAGCACCTGCACATCCACGATTCCTTCGGCCGCGCCGACGCGATCGAGACCTGGAACCCCAGCGAAAAGCTCGCCTTCGGCCATGGCGATCTGCATCTGCCGGTCGGTTGGGGCGAGATTCCCTGGCAGGCCCTGATGGAGACCTGCACCTTCCCCGACGGCGTCGTCTTCAACATCGAGCTCAGCCCCCGCTACTGGTACGCGGTCGAAGACTGCGTCGCCGCCACGAAGAAGCTGGCGATGACCGCGCTCACCAATGCCTTGAAAGCCAGCGCATGA
- a CDS encoding GntR family transcriptional regulator, whose protein sequence is MTQPAPSTRTLDLYDKLREDLLSGRLKPGQKLQMRFLMEAYQAGQTPLREALNRLTSEGLVEVREQRGFLVSPVSRSELQELTMTRCWLEALALRKSMEAATPAWEEALVVAHHRLGRTPRSLNPDQFEDNPEWERLHRTFHRVLIGQCGSTPLIGFCEHLADQLYRYRRVSIRRAFPTRKVADEHQAIVTAVLDREVDRAVGLLERHYQQTADVILEDPAF, encoded by the coding sequence ATGACCCAGCCCGCCCCCTCGACCCGAACGCTCGATCTCTACGACAAACTCAGGGAGGATCTGCTCTCGGGGCGGCTGAAGCCGGGACAGAAGCTGCAGATGCGCTTCCTGATGGAGGCCTATCAGGCCGGACAGACGCCGCTGCGCGAGGCGCTGAACCGGTTGACCTCCGAAGGCTTGGTGGAGGTGCGCGAGCAGCGCGGGTTCCTGGTCTCCCCCGTCAGCCGGTCGGAGCTTCAGGAACTGACGATGACGCGCTGCTGGCTCGAGGCACTGGCCCTGCGCAAGTCGATGGAAGCCGCGACGCCTGCCTGGGAGGAGGCGCTGGTCGTCGCCCATCACCGCCTAGGCCGCACGCCCCGCTCGCTCAATCCCGACCAGTTCGAGGACAATCCGGAATGGGAGCGGCTGCACCGGACATTTCATCGCGTGCTGATCGGCCAGTGCGGCTCCACGCCGCTGATCGGCTTTTGCGAGCATCTCGCCGATCAGCTTTATCGCTACCGGCGCGTCTCGATCCGCCGGGCGTTCCCGACCCGCAAGGTCGCTGACGAACACCAGGCCATCGTGACGGCGGTGCTAGACCGAGAGGTCGATCGCGCCGTCGGGTTGCTGGAGCGCCACTATCAACAAACCGCGGATGTAATCCTCGAAGATCCGGCGTTTTGA
- a CDS encoding sigma-70 family RNA polymerase sigma factor yields the protein MSLAELETQLRPVFLAALGGDAAAYRLFLDTISARLRGYIRQMLARAGRSEASEAEDVLQETLLALHLSRHTYDPTSPVTAWAHAIARYKLVDHLRRSGRHAGNLPIDDETHQLAAAPEGAASDARLDLTRALQALPERTRRLIDQVKIQGGSVAEAANAAGMTETAAKVAIHRGLQAMARFLSKRGTGPA from the coding sequence TTGTCGCTCGCCGAACTCGAAACGCAGTTGCGACCTGTTTTCCTGGCTGCGCTTGGTGGCGATGCCGCGGCCTACCGGCTTTTCCTCGACACGATCAGCGCCCGCCTGCGGGGCTATATTAGGCAGATGCTGGCGCGCGCCGGACGCAGCGAGGCGAGCGAGGCCGAGGATGTGCTGCAGGAGACGCTGCTGGCCCTGCACCTTTCCCGCCACACCTACGATCCGACGAGTCCGGTGACAGCCTGGGCGCATGCGATCGCCCGCTACAAGCTCGTCGATCATCTGCGCCGCAGCGGCCGGCACGCCGGAAACCTGCCCATCGACGACGAGACCCATCAACTTGCGGCGGCGCCTGAAGGCGCGGCCTCCGATGCCAGGCTCGATCTGACGCGAGCGCTGCAAGCCTTGCCGGAGCGCACACGCAGGCTGATCGACCAAGTCAAGATTCAGGGCGGCAGCGTCGCCGAGGCTGCTAACGCGGCTGGCATGACCGAGACGGCCGCCAAAGTCGCGATCCATCGCGGCCTGCAGGCGATGGCCCGATTCCTGTCGAAGCGCGGCACGGGACCGGCATGA